The sequence below is a genomic window from Liolophura sinensis isolate JHLJ2023 chromosome 2, CUHK_Ljap_v2, whole genome shotgun sequence.
TCAACTGAAAAGTCTCTtgtctagaatgtattctgttaatacaACATAATagtctgtcatattcaacataagaTACTTGAAGTCTAATAAGGTGATTAGTttcattggtggaggaaaccaggcagccgGGTACAAACCACTGGATTTCgacaaattactgacgaactttcccacgtgaaacgcacagatatgcaaacGGCCACGATCGTCGCCCGACTGCTCACGGGGCCGCCATGAacagagtgagtgcttggggtttaacgtcgtacttaacaatttttcagtcatatgatgacgaaggaatccttagagtgcatgtaatgtgcctccttgtcgcaggacggatttccactgctcttttatctagtactgcttcactgagacgccttaccggaggcaagtaagccgcaacgcccgagccattatactgatacaggccaaccagtagttgcactatccccttcatgccgaacgccaagagCTGAAGTTGCAACTccctctttttaaggtcttagatgtgactcgacccagtactgaccctggatctaccgttcccgaactggacgctctgccaactgtgctatcggggccgatcCCCATCAACAGAGAGCGTGAGTGACAGgaagttgggggggggggggggctcagaTCGCGATTTTATATATCGAACTGAAGGTTTCCTAGCAATTGGGGAGAACCCAGAAGCTCTATTTGTTAACTTTACAGTGACTATGTTCCTAAGGCAATATGCAGTAgtgataaatatgtacaacATTCACGCTATATGATTATAGCATGTCTGGGCGGAGAGGCAAGAAACGGAATAACTTTGTGTGAATTTACATAAACTGCGCCTCGTAAACAACCACAGACACTGTTAACAACTCACCGACATATTTTCAGGCGTTTAAACCTTCAGGAACGCTGTGTCAGCTCAAATCCCCCAAACACAAGCAGATTTTGTATCAACAAATTATTATAATACAGTTTGTATCAATATGAATATATACGTTAAGGTTGGTTGGTTTGCCTGCTCGTCTCAGGTATAACCATAAACGTTTAACTTCTTTCCGGTCGTGTACTTGGGTATAAACTTAAGACGGTCATGTTCGGTAACTGCActgaaaatcatttatttgCGTGTTCAAAAAAAGAACTACCAGTAACATAAACAGGATTCGGTTTGAAATCACAATGTCAGAAACTGTGGTTCTTGTGATGGGGGTTCGACCTAAATATAGACTGAACTGAACAGAGTTGTCTTCCGTTTATCGTTGCCCTATGAAAACTGGTGGTTAGGTGGGTGGGTTCTCACATACGATCGCTAGATGGGTGGTCGCTAGAGACATGCTTAGTATGATACATTATTTTTGAGGTAGGTTAGGTGCAGCTACAGGCTTTGTTGATCGTGAAGGTCAGAGTCTCAGTGGGTTGCGTCTCAcggatacttgatacagtgtcgTACATAGACAACAACATAATAATTATTTACTCACAGTTTAACATTTGGAGCAAAACACAGGACTTctaaaacccccaaaaacaaaTTACCAAAAATATTACTAAGTATCAAGGCGTGTGAAAAAGGCTGCCTCAAATAGCAGTGTGCATAAAGAAAACCTTTGAAGTGAAGTCATCGATATTATCCATACATGAGTGCGAGTGTAATTGTTGCCAAACACAAGTCTAACACAGATGCTTCTTATCAAATGGCCAATTTAACGATCACAATGGGTTTCGATGGACCAAAAATGCTGAGCAATCAAACCTAATTGGCGTGGAATCGGCGTATCATATCTACCTGCTTGTACAACATAATTGTTCTGTTGGTTTAGCTCCCACCACATACCCGTGGTGAAAACAAAGCCCTTAGAATCGTCCTGTTCCCGAAACCAAATACACAGCTGGCACCCGGGCCTAAGCAAACAGCAATATCAGCGATGTTTAGAATGTATTGAAGGACTTATAGGATGAGCCCTTAATTGCACGCTGTATTCATTGTTCCCCTTTGTGCATGATTTACTGGCCTCCAGAGAACAGGGCTTGTGGGCATGTCTATTGATTATAATTGCAGATGGATTGCAGATTCTCCTTTATTGATGTATTCATCCCCTAGCAGACAGTTACCCACCGCGTGTTCCAATCCAACCCGCCCCTATTTTGAGACCTTTTCAGCGGCCTAGGTgttagagcgtcctcttcgatGTCAAGAcacctggaatcaaacccgggtcggatcatacctTAGACTTAaagagagtacatgtatttgttactgCCTTATTTGGCGCTcacagcaaggaaacaggacatgGCCTAATGTCAccgtgtgttaaatgtgatgacaacacagaattgtgAGAAATCCTAGGCCAGTGAGGTCTattaaattgcaaataacatcactgcattttttttcacctaattcagtttaagccatggtgctagagggcgtgtaagTGGctgggatttatgcatttacatgaacattccGAGTAAGCCGAtaacaggccgtatttcaccggttagggatgaaaatttgccagctatcacactgtcgtcgctgctctggttttactctgtgtgctgcACGTCTAATTAAACAGTTGgctgggtgtcagtataatttgactggctGGTgtctcatgtctggtgtcttcggcatgatatttcagtccatccatccatccatccgtccatccatccatcctaTACTCTTAAGTTTGTAACCTGTCATTCACCAGAAATCATGTATGGTGACATAGAAGTGGCAACAGTGGGACGGTATTTGTACAACGTGTTAGAATGTAATATCTGGTGTCGTCGATATGCTAACTGAGTAAGTCACCACGGATAACATACACATGACAgaagtgaatgaatgaagtaGCACCCTAACTTAAACATGGCAGTATTGGGGCTGTATTTGTACAGGGGGTCAGAGTGTCAAATCGGTTGTCGTCTGCATGATACTTGGGTAAGGCAAAACCTTTAACATAAACATGACAGTGGCAAGTGTGTATTTTACGTGGTATCACAATGTCAAGTCTGGTGTCGTCTGCATGGTGCTTGACTGAGACAGCATCGCTCCGTGTTGCACAAACATCGCAGTAATGAGgctttatttttacaaaaagtaagaatgtcatgtctggtgtcgtctGCAGGATATTTGACTGAAGCAGCACCACTTATACAATCCAAGCAGTCGTGTAACGCTATTTGTACAAGAATACTTGGTCTTAATAACACCAATAAATGCCACTAGTCAATCAACCATCAATCAACCATCAGTCAACCATCAATCAACCATCAATCAGCCATCAATCAACCATCAGTCAACCATCAGTCAACCATCAATCAACCATCAGTCAACCATCAGTCaaccatcaatcaatcagttatttatttatttatctactatgaaatcaataaatggaTCCATCATCAATAAGTACAAAAATGAATCTATTCATTCACTACTCAATCAAAcaagaaatcaatcaatcaatgaagcaatcaatcaatcattccaGACTCTGTGTCAGGCGGAGCCGAGTGGGAAAACAAACTGCGCAAGTCCCTGTTCGATGACTTCGACCCGTGCGTCCGTCCGGTCAACAACCATAGTGATAAAGTCACCATCGTCGTGGACATCTCACCGAATCATCTGGTGGATCTGGTGAGTTGTAGTCTAACGGTCGAGAATTCAAATCCCACCGTggaaaatttgtttcaaaattgtatttatttgatctttgtTTAAAGCTgtactgaaaaatgtttcaccaGTACAATAGGTGTCAGGTTTAAGTTTTCTTTAGGTTGTCGTCTGAGGTGGAGGGCATAGGGCAATAACTGATAGTGGTTAAAACCTACACTCAGGATCAAGCTTATTATCAGAGTAAAACAGTAAAACTTTTTGACGTCATCGGTGATCAACGCTATCTAAATCTGACCAGTAAAGGATACCCTTGAAATCAATctaaaagtaaattaaaaaactGACTTATGTGAAGTATATCTCAGCTGAAATGGTATAAAACCGACTTATGTGAAGTATATCTCAGATGAAAGGCTATAAAACCGACTTATGTGAAGTATATCTCAGATGAAAGGCTATAAAACCGACTTATGTGAAGTATATCTCAGATGAAAGGACATTAAATACTGTTCATCAAAATAGTCCGACTTATTTTTCATAGGTTTATTTCAACTAAGTTAGATgcttttgaaactttggattctgcGGTGGCCTTTTCTAAATATTGGCATTAgggacgtcacatcaggtttttgccgcTTATCAAACGATGATTGCTTAATCGCATTATTCAAAACGCAAAAACATATAGATCTTTGAATGAAAGTTATGTGTTCAGGAGTTAAATAACATGTTTAATCTTTCTTGTCATCAGAACGAGAAGATGCAAGTCCTGCATACGGAGACTTGGGTTCGACTggtaagagttatctccctttaacgTTACCACTATGTAACGGTCTTGATTTCTCCAGTGACGTTCTTCAAAGAAACCATGGGATGCTTTTAAACTTAagacttttttgtatttttctgtgaCAACATTTGCAGTTTATTCTGTATTCTTTCAAGCGGTTCTCATTCTTCTGCTAGAATAATTAAccaaatggaaaaaataaaacagaacaacaGACGGACAGTCTAACGGGCACTTGTGTCTGCTTTTTGATCGTTGTTAAATGTTAAGAGATACTGAATGACAGAAAGATACAAAGGAAGAATCTCCATATAGTAAGGTTACCACGCTTTAGGAAGACGTCACGTGTAaagacaaattatttttttataaatcacATTCATATCGGCGATTACGAActaaatttacataattttagCTGACATGTAAAAAAGTTTCTGTATTGTACCTCGAGCCCTACAAATAGATACCACAGCACAGGCCTGTATTGTAGAAATATTGTAGAGTACGGTGGCCTTAAAGTTAAGAGGTTTGTCAAGTGCAAGAACTAAGCTTGCGAACGGTTTTATGGTTgaaacattgttcagtttaatttcaattaaatacataaatcaataattttactCCCTCGCCCACAGTAACTGCTTGCGGATCCTTGATGACAGTAAGCCGTTGACGACGCTCTTGTTGCCGTTAACGCCgtctaacattcgttgaagaacactcgtcttccaccaatagcggtcgctgtgagttcaagtccagctcatgctggcggccgtacgtgagaaggtctgtcagcaacctgcagatggtcgtgggtttcccccgggctctgcccggtttccacccaccataatgctggccgccgtcgtataagtgaaatattcttgagtacggcgtaaaacaccaatcaaaaaaaaaaaaaaaaaaatcttccaccaatatggtgtgcgtaCCTAGTACGTCAGACGTGAGAAAGtgcgtcagtaacttgccaaaggtcggtacTTTACGCCGAGCtttttggtttcctccatctataaCCTGAGCTCATGGGATAAGTGAAAACTTAACTGaaatagataagtaaataaataaatatatgaatacataaataaatgaaataaataattgtattaTAACTTCAGAATTGGAACGATCCACAGCTGACATGGGATCCCGCAAAATTTGGAAATGTGTCAAAGATTTATGTCCCTTCCGGCGCAGTATGGAAGCCTGACATCATCATCTATAATGagtaagtcagtcagtcagtcagtcgcGATATACATGggtatttaaaattttcacaTCTGATGAATGGATTTGTAACAATCTAATGATCAACCTTTCAAATTACCATTTGTACTGAGTGAGTTGGGAAAcatttttaattgcaatttttacacacattttgtaATCTTCAGAATTTTTCTGTTTGTGAAAGAAAGGTACTTTGATGATGACGATATATCCCAAATCCAATTTTATAGTTAAAGTAATTGAACGTTCACAGTAAAGCTGTTTACTAAATACCAATGCCACCCTTTCATTCAGAATAAATTCTAGGGCAGACATCTCCATTGGTTTATACTAAAAGTATACTTaaactgaaaataacaaaatatatatatatatatatatatatatatatatatatttactctaAATTTTTTACCCATTTCGTCGATCAGcgaattgtgtattttgtttgtttgatatttatctTGCAGAGTTGGTCTGGAGATTGGTCGACCAAGTACCGACTTTTTGATTTCTATCACATCAGATGGCGAAATCCAATGGCTCTATCCTCGCACGGTAGAGACCTCCTGTAAGATGGACGCTGGAAAATACCCATTTGATGTTCAGagatgtaattttatttttggctCGTGGTCGTTGCCTGGCAACATGCTTGACGTCGTAAGCAAAAACGAAAAAGGTGATGACCAGCATTACGTGGACAATGGCGAATGGATTCTCTTGAACATCACTGTAGAGCGTCATGTACTCAAATACAAGTGCTGCCCCCATCCATTTCCGGATGTGACCTTTACATTGTTATTAAAACGCCGGTCTCTGTACTACatctttaatttgattggtcCGTGCCTCCTAATCACGCTGCTTCATCTGACGTCATTCCTACTTCCGTCAGAATCCGGAGAGAAGATATCCCTGAACGTGACCATTCTGTTAGGTCTGACCGTCTTCCTACTGCTCGTGGCAGAAATCATGCCGCCTCAATCCGAAGTCATCCCTGTCATAGGTAAGGATGgcttactttcactttcacttctACCTCGTAAGTTTCATTTGGACATTGTAGAATGAATGCCATGTTAACAAAAGTTAAAGCTCTTTTTTATCATCTCCAGCATGGATGTCATCTATATGCCTACGCTTActtgtccgtctgtctgtgtctgtctgtctgtctgtctgtctgtctgtctgcaatTTTACCTAAAAAGTTGTGCAGgaatttggatgaaattttgtgcacgtTTTTGGCCTTGGGCTAAGGGTAAATCCGTTAAATTTTTTCTGACACTGACTTACAAGTGCTACAGAGGACCTCTCTGGCCGGGGTGATtggcacgccagcgcggcgcaatgacccaggagcttttCACCAAAGgacaaaaaattacaaaggCTAGGGCTGTTCAGGCAATAACATCTTCCCTTTGTTATTCCCCCGTCTCACACATTACTGTACCCAACACTTGTGAGTACGTGTAATTTGcttttatttaagcatttacacgaacagtttgAATAAGATCTCAAATGATGTAAATGGCCAAGAGGCTCACTAACCTACTAAGCCACGgagcccccacccccacccccaaccccagCTTTATGTCAGATGATATAAAGTGACCAGTCAGACTTTAAGACCCTCTTACATGTCCGTTGCTTGTGTGTTTATCACAATAATGACGTCATCTTCTTCGGTTCTAGGGCGGTTCTTTGCAATTTGCATCGTCATCGTTTCTTTGTCCACCGTTACGAGTGTGTTTGTACTGCATCTCCACTTCCGGGGATCTCGCGGGTTTCCGGTTCCACGTCGGATGAGGGTGTTGGTGATCGGAAAGTTGGGCCGTGCTCTGTTGTATGGAAACCTCATTGAAAAGAAGGAAGAGAGAAAACGAACGCCAGGAGAAAATGTGACtatgaagattttattttatactttctggtatttatttattactgaaCAGCTAAAGGGACATGGTTTtataattccttttttttttttttttttttttttttttgccgtcaaaatgaaaaaaagcttATGCACTAAAATTTTGTGCACGTTCCAAAGTATTACTTTCCCCGAGTTAACGATCCAGTCAGAAATGCATCGTGTCCATCGGTTCACTAAGTCGAGGgaaattacattatttattctAAATAACAGCATTTCTGATTGTTTATACATAAGCTCATATGTATTAGTAGATTCCATCTTACAAAGACGTACATCAGCTACGACACAGTATAAGTTCTGGATAATGACAGTTGCTCTCGATCCTAAAGCAAGCGGTGATTTCATTGGCTGATTAACACGGGGATAAGTATGCTAACTTGGGGTAATTTTCCTCGACTTAGCGAACCAATGGAAACGCTGCATTCTAAATAGCGCATTTTTGATTGGATCACTAACGCTTTACTTTCCCCCGAGAAAAAATTTTAGTAAATGATTTCTCTTTTTATACTGAGATAGCTGGCTGACCAACGGGGGTATTGGCTCAGTCATGGAATCGGGCGCGTTGTTATTGAAGAGTTTGTGCATCAGTTCGAGTTTAGTCAGGCAGCGCCTGTGAGCTAAAGTGTCCTTGCAGATAGCTACAGTTAATCCGGTTGATCTGACTGTTCTTTCGTGCAAAGATCGCAAACTGTACTAGAGTATTCAAGAATTGGTCGATTAAAGGGCTGGTAGATTGCAGATAGCGCGTGTTTACCAAGAACTTAATTTTCCGTACtgattatacaatgtatatggcTTTGCCATTTGAGATTGTTTTGAAATGTGAGCCAATGGTGTTCATG
It includes:
- the LOC135462885 gene encoding neuronal acetylcholine receptor subunit alpha-10-like produces the protein MQVLHTETWVRLNWNDPQLTWDPAKFGNVSKIYVPSGAVWKPDIIIYNEVGLEIGRPSTDFLISITSDGEIQWLYPRTVETSCKMDAGKYPFDVQRCNFIFGSWSLPGNMLDVVSKNEKGDDQHYVDNGEWILLNITVERHVLKYKCCPHPFPDVTFTLLLKRRSLYYIFNLIGPCLLITLLHLTSFLLPSESGEKISLNVTILLGLTVFLLLVAEIMPPQSEVIPVIGRFFAICIVIVSLSTVTSVFVLHLHFRGSRGFPVPRRMRVLVIGKLGRALLYGNLIEKKEERKRTPGENVTLNSLKITRKESYSNGGELSPPPDSPGHAISTLGCHDDYVLNTDAKPPMEDLGFPHRHVEDKSEAEKIIIRDWILVSLILDRLSFVFFCLADIVLVAYVCVHIYMETTS